One window of the Babesia microti strain RI chromosome IV, complete genome genome contains the following:
- a CDS encoding hypothetical protein (overlaps_old_locusTagID:BBM_III04915): MIYSAVVCTPNTIFLGHTLASSSVIIYSNTQNHSSNAVTDTNNCINPFVYVGQYLNIVGPANSLKLNGLADRLLVTSISGHFTILDSSHDMIERIRSLFQDHQYKQDYIPEAKRLGLVYHHIPQHLGQTDFASFLPDGRSLLVTGRTLTDGLYLFSCQNDSQYTREVLNLPLDGIDSFGQITDITISDNYLALASSTSHLLVIDYVKCVTIYSQKLSDTFAEITSLHWRPRNNKSSHLSLAAAMCDGFVKITFFKSHPSTNNIYFDTTVQYKLVELGTIRKVLCREYDILAAAAGNCLLDDKVIREDFIDGNKWQFSGINRTHDANQLTSQFGLILQRYKDGKTANERLSGHIHHEPILDFCVSGDMIISCSKSTVIASSGKLVFRLNS; the protein is encoded by the exons ATGATATACAGTGCCGTAGTTTGCACACCAAATACTATATTCTTGGGCCATACGTTGGCCAGTTCATCAGTTATCATCTATTCCAACACACAAAACCACTCCTCAAATGCAGTCACCGATACCAATAATTGTATCAACCCCTTCGTCTATGTTGGCCAATATCTCAACATTGTCGGCCCAGCCAATTCGCTGAAACTCAATGGATTGGCAGATAGGCTATTAGTTACCAGTATCAGTGGCCACTTTACAATATTGGATTCCTCGCATGATATGATTGAACGCATTAGGTCGTTGTTCCAAGACCACCAATACAAGCAAGATTATATACCAGAAGCAAAGAGACTTGGCCTAGTTTACCATCATATCCCTCAACACTTGGGCCAGACCGATTTTGCATCATTTCTCCCCGATGGACGATCACTACTAG ttacaGGAAGAACTCTTACAGATGGGCTATATCTGTTTTCGTGCCAAAACGATTCGCAGTACACGAGGGAAGTGCTAAACCTTCCTTTGGATGGCATTGATTCTTTTGGACAGATCACTGATATCACTATCAGTGATAACTACTTAGCCTTGGCAAGCTCTACGTCACATTTGCTGGTGATTGACTACGTAAAGTGTGTTACTATATATTCGCAGAAACTCTCAGACACCTTTGCTGAA ATCACCTCGTTGCATTGGAGACCTAGGAACAATAAATCATCGCATTTATCATTAGCGGCGGCTATGTGCGATggatttgtaaaaattacgTTTTTCAAATCGCATCCCAGTACCaacaacatatattttgaCACAACAGTACAATATAAGCTTGTCGAGTTAG GCACTATTAGGAAGGTTTTGTGCAGGGAATACGACATACTAGCCGCCGCTGCGGGCAATTGTTTGCTTGATGACAAGGTGATTAGGGAGGATTTTATTGATGGTAACAAATGGCAATTTTCTGGCATAAATCGCACACACGATGCGAACCAACTCACTTCACAATTTGGGTTGATTTTACAGCGATATAAAGATGGCAAAACGGCAAATGAGCGACTTAGCGGCCATATACACCATGAGCCTATACTGGATTTCTGTGTTTCGGGAGatatgataatttcatGCTCTAAAAGCACTGTAATTGCCAGTAGTGGCAAATTGGTATTTAGATTAAACTCTTGA
- a CDS encoding hypothetical protein (overlaps_old_locusTagID:BBM_III04905;~overlaps_old_locusTagID:BBM_III04910), which produces MEGKHYSVCPNLQRENPPGVYDSTITGDIKTGFDATLQCTINDGLFIPSTAEVFSHNDNNSTLVFAKKMENDSIHDFTGITCVKPISSQPPGEISAVLKALPIELTDSLRKTFNSDNLDTCFKPIQQRPCSITQAPQTLDWSIYTKGYSTAGEIISVDSTDDCQSEQSSCMNFDIENTNILDDSVVFARKYFTHRQESIQSDVHVTEQTSPTQPGTGKWLVKAMPIVSSIQKSHRTSCKADITLQKSPSKLFQDPIIPLQLDNLYSGRVSDEILIEQHTLREGEEIDWEEQQTHLDWIVMLRKTFLTLRKDPNATKQQLRTIKHRLAKGLGRDKWNRSDYYPTTHSVDEPYDSDCSDSTYSSITVTSYASVVERHNASPSRIILDAPCTNYNFFGDDPPLFCLGSTHNNITTGSNISSGNEFPNEKIDRKNDVDEFEFIGGNNFMHIKAYGWLKMLPQDTTSPLSHVPPYHQLYYEMRNNFIVLYYDNKFSVKSRLYKPCKIKQVGWLISKFNKKYIYKKMNNLKHNETIYDDRVKLFHFGDAGRGKDVKHLLFRESFTPICAIHLKGHYNFESRNVGKLQQLHIDAQSIPLNKILWTRLKEADDDFFPAASFELPKSIEKTFSKLKFRKKLYKSMVDNVKNMIFKSQSITLSVLSVSHMENEDLLSKAVSRKRASDIINHLNDIKVPVFQHLSHFYNCPYLRELSLANIKFDEKFDRHIFKTSVKARPLNMLDYRFRHITDSDLDIIIDYLTCSVEWLDLSNNNLMVGDKLDKLVEKGNIKWLTLDANPLPNVIVERYKGNLLTPSNRNKPNEINPKIELLESVQAQTSHNNCAPESGPVHMAKDLYFVQMRDRFLDVLNFQGICNRSKIYSGRLASFQWGLVMFGKTNQLVLRSDFGKRIPENLLPLHYVYFELRGSYLIWFPNPLNKCGKKQKKRYSFQENYSENVNISIRNVFYILDCAVVKRAGFKWLKVKATKPCKCIDEGDSNAPFYLYLRGPSDSVTHTWMTFMAKLIAGQLYINTCDKHAILPSRAILDHCWQPWSQRLLLYGYPQDYESLVKFMSKLRRSLRLKYLNGSNMKFDGHTEFKPFEQIKLMQLDLSFNNFSMADEGQWDNVIDFCTKDVMAKEFIMDGNPLGDNFGTAKFLHKAITSLTANFIKFNYVEIGDAAGNQLCNLFTDSYDSIGYVKVIELKGHNMTNPVLEKLLTILKSRCPNLEKVTLTSSIGRHVKITNDVLEIMDTNVERCDSSEMTLQIVGQCVHHRRVKKGKGTTRHANNS; this is translated from the exons ATGGAGGGTAAACACTACTCAGTGTGTCCCAATTTGCAACG GGAAAATCCGCCAGGTGTATACGATTCTACAATTACTGGTGATATCAAAACCGGTTTTGACGCTACGCTCCAATGTACGATCAACGATGGTCTATTTATCCCATCCACTGCTGAAGTTTTTTCCCACAATGACAACAATAGCACTTTAGTTTTTGCCAAAAAAATGGAAAATGATTCGATTCATGATTTTACTGGCATCACATGTGTCAAACCAATATCAAGTCAGCCTCCAGGTGAAATTAGTGCGGTATTGAAG GCCCTGCCCATAGAGTTGACAGATAGCCTAAGGAAGACCTTCAACTCTGACAATTTGGACACTTGCTTTAAGCCTATACAACAAAGACCTTGTAGCATAACGCAGGCGCCCCAAACACTAGATTGGTCCATTTACACCAAGGGTTATAGTACGGCCGGTGAAATTATATCGGTTGACAGTACTGATGATTGCCAAAGTGAACAATCTAGCTGTATGAATTTCGATATTGAgaatacaaatattttggatgACTCTGTGGTTTTTGCTAGGAAATATTTCACCCATCGCCAAGAATCCATACAAAGTGACGTACATGTCACGGAACAAACTTCTCCAACGCAGCCTGGCACGGGAAAATGGCTTGTTAAAGCCATGCCCATAGTGTCGTCAATACAAAAATCACACAGGACGAGTTGCAAGGCAGATATAACACTCCAAAAGTCCCCTAGTAAACTGTTTCAAGACCCAATAATACCGCTGCAGCTGGATAATTTGTATTCAGGTAGGGTATCTGATGAAATTCTTATTGAGCAGCATACGCTAAGGGAAGGTGAAGAAATAGACTGGGAGGAGCAGCAGACGCATCTGGATTGGATTGTTATGCTCAGGAAGACATTTCTTACGTTACGAAAGGATCCAAATGCCACCAAGCAACAACTAAGAACCATCAAGCATCGATTAGCTAAGGGCTTGGGTAGGGATAAATGGAATAGAAGCGACTATTACCCTACGACACACAGCGTAGATGAGCCTTACGATTCAGATTGCAGTGATAGCACATATTCCAGCATAACTGTAACCAGTTATGCATCTGTTGTTGAGCGGCATAACGCTTCGCCCTCAAGGATTATACTGGATGCTCCATGCAccaattacaatttttttgggGACGATCCGCCGTTGTTCTGCTTGGGTAGCACGCATAATAATATCACTACTGGCAGTAACATTTCCAGTGGTAATGAATTTCCCAATGAGAAAATAGATCGTAAAAATGATGTcgatgaatttgaattcaTTGGCGGTAACAACTTTATGCACATAAAAGCTTATGGCTGGCTCAAAATGCTACCACAAGATACGACTTCTCCTCTTTCCCATGTGCCGCCATATCATCAACTGTACTATGAAATGCGGAACAATTTTATAGTTTTATACTACGACAACAAATTTAGCGTGAAATCTCGACTGTATAAACCATGCAAAATAAAGCAGGTAGGATGGTTAATTAGCAAGtttaacaaaaaatatatatataaaaaaatgaaCAATCTCAAGCACAATGAAACTATATATGATGATAGGGTAAAGTTGTTCCATTTCGGGGATGCAGGGAGGGGGAAAGATGTCAAACATTTGTTGTTTAGGGAGAGTTTTACGCCAATCTGTGCCATACACCTAAAAGGGcattacaattttgaatcACGTAATGTGGGCAAATTGCAGCAACTCCACATTGATG CTCAATCTATACCTCtgaacaaaattttatggaCGAGGTTGAAAGAAGCAGACGATGACTTCTTTCCAGCGGCAAGCTTTGAACTCCCGAAAAGCATCGAGAAGACGTTTTCCAAACTAAAGTTTCGAAAAAAACTTTACAAGTCAATGGTTGATaatgtcaaaaatatgATTTTCAAGTCACAGTCCATCACACTATCTGTATTGAGCGTATCCCATATGGAAAACGAGGATCTCTTATCAAAAGCCGTGTCTAGGAAGAGAGCATCTGACATTATTAACCATCTAAACGACATCAAAGTGCCTGTATTCCAACATTTATCACACTTTTACAACTGTCCATACCTGAGA GAGTTGAGTCTGGCAAATATAAAGTTTGATGAGAAGTTTGATAGACATATATTCAAAACGTCTGTCAAGGCTAGACCACTAAATATGCTAGATTATAGATTTAGACATATTACCGACAGTGATTTAGatattataattgattatctAACTTGCAGTGTTGAGTGGCTAGACCTTAGTAATAACAACCTAATGGTCGgtgataaattggataaattggttGAAAAGGGTAATATCAAGTGGTTAACACTTGATGCCAACCCTTTGCCCAATGTTATCGTTGAAAGATATAAAGGCAACCTATTAACCCCATCCAACAGAAACAAGCCAAACGAAATAAACCCCAAAATTGAACTGCTCGAATCAGTACAGGCGCAAACATCGCACAACAATTGTGCGCCAG AATCTGGACCTGTACATATGGCTAAAGACTTATATTTCGTGCAAATGCGGGACAGATTCTTAGACGTGCTGAATTTTCAGGGCATATGCAATAGAAGTAAGATTTATTCGGGAAGACTTGCCAGCTTTCAATGG GGCTTAGTAATGTTTGGTAAGACTAATCAATTGGTATTAAGAAGCGATTTCGGCAAGAGAATACCCGAAAATTTATTGCCTTTACATTACGTATATTTTGAGCTCCGCGGGTCTTACTTGATATGGTTTCCTAATccattaaataaatgtggCAAAAAACAAAAGAAGAGATATAGTTTCCAAGAAAACTACAGTGAAAACGTCAATATTTCCATACGAAACGTATTTTATATCTTAGATTGTGCTGTTGTCAAACGGGCTGGATTCAAGTGGCTAAAGGTTAAAGCTACCAAGCCGTGCAAATGTATAGATGAAGGCGATTCCAATGCGCCATTTTATCTATACTTGAGAGGACCTAGCGACTCAGTCACACATACTTGGATGACTTTTATGGCAAAATT GATCGCAggacaattatatataaacaccTGTGACAAACACGCAATATTGCCCAGTAGGGCTATTCTGGACCATTGCTGGCAGCCTTGGTCTCAA CGCCTCTTATTGTACGGATACCCCCAAGATTATGAATCCCttgtaaaatttatgtCAAAGCTGCGTAGAAGTCTAAGGCTAAAGTATCTCAATGGGTCCAA CATGAAATTCGATGGACATACAGAATTTAAGCCATTTGAACAAATCAAGTTAATGCAATTAGATTTgtcatttaataatttttcaatggCAGATGAAGGCCAGTGGGATAATGTTATTGACTTTTGCACCAAGGATGTAATGGCCAA GGAATTTATCATGGATGGAAATCCGTTGGgtgataattttggaaCAGCAAAGTTCCTCCATAAGGCAATAACATCCCTCACAGCCAACTTCATCAA ATTCAACTATGTGGAGATCGGAGACGCAGCCGGCAACCAACTGTGCAACTTGTTCACTGACTCCTATGATTCTATAGGCTATGTCAAAGTGATTGAACTCAAGGGGCATAACATGACCAATCCA GTTTTGGAAAAGCTTCTAACAATTCTAAAATCCAGGTGTCCAAACTTGGAAAAAGTCACATTAACATCTTCGATAGGCAGGCATGTAAAAATCACAAACGACGTGTTGGAGATTATGGATACGAACGTTGAGCGCTGTGATTCATCAGAAATGACATTACAAATCGTGGGACAGTGTGTACATCACAGACGCGTGAAGAAGGGCAAAGGGACAACCAGGCATGCAAATAATtcttaa
- a CDS encoding hypothetical protein (overlaps_old_locusTagID:BBM_III04955) — MCNLPLVESYLERYLRVSSGKWCKLVLNLTQSDAKPEFLLGYQRHLRALTTFKLVKLLRKCTEIGLRCDINGNDFLRAGLTEFVRRFKCSGSNDGLDVVVVRDISYVLRRIRFCQADTSQVSVCCISVCSSCTNLYGELLNYAGSELLLEAVKLLGTKIVNDGYKIRRVKGSKHLSESAITPYFEVIGSINLEFCNKVRQLSILYRKCIIQSKSLLNIATVLHVLSKIGCRCGLLKKKLLKQLSYNKLLQLLNNEKSDSTKQISIGQLICSALHLSSTRMAGLSHTLLCNLTRIIVEKWSFGSLHDSLKSQMALYHSYITTTNVNVDDRVKEVLNAIKRDFVQIRPKPMIKSVILEPLKWKTTVFQQQVSNLLKEMGYDIDCEVHIYPYIVDILVDNKVIIEVNGPCHYTYHCSDKNDYGVINSALKLNKNTILKEKLLNGCGYKVIHVSYADWPSDKDSQISKLAALLDAT; from the coding sequence ATGTGTAACTTGCCCCTAGTGGAATCTTATTTAGAACGGTACTTACGCGTTTCTAGTGGGAAATGGTGTAAATTGGTACTAAATCTTACACAATCTGACGCAAAACCAGAGTTCTTGCTGGGATATCAAAGACACCTTAGAGCTTTAACCACATTTAAGCTCGTGAAATTGTTGAGAAAATGCACTGAAATAGGTCTGCGCTGTGATATTAATGGCAACGATTTTCTTAGAGCCGGATTGACTGAGTTTGTCCGGCGATTTAAATGTTCTGGGTCGAACGATGGGCTTGATGTTGTAGTGGTAAGGGATATTTCTTATGTGTTAAGGAGGATCAGATTTTGCCAGGCAGATACATCACAAGTTTCTGTTTGCTGCATTAGTGTTTGTAGTAGCTGTACCAATTTGTACGGTGAATTGCTAAACTATGCAGGTAGCGAATTGTTGCTTGAAGCGGTTAAGTTACTTGGaactaaaattgttaacGATGGTTACAAAATTAGACGTGTAAAGGGCTCTAAACATTTGAGTGAAAGTGCAATAACACCATATTTCGAAGTAATTGGTTCAATCAACCTggaattttgtaataaagTACGACAACTATCTATTTTGTATCGCAAATGTATAATACAATCTAAATCATTGCTAAATATTGCAACCGTGCTACATGTGCTTAGCAAGATTGGGTGTAGGTGCGGATTACTTAAAAAAAAACTActtaaacaattatcatataacaaattattgcaattgcTTAACAATGAAAAATCCGATTCGACGAAGCAGATATCCATCGgtcaattaatttgctCAGCGCTGCACCTTAGTAGTACAAGGATGGCAGGTTTATCGCATACATTGTTGTGTAATTTGACAAGGATAATTGTTGAGAAATGGTCATTTGGATCACTTCATGATTCACTAAAATCGCAAATGGCACTTTATCATTCCTATATAACCACCACAAATGTCAATGTAGATGATAGGGTTAAAGAAGTACTTAACGCTATAAAACGGGATTTCGTTCAAATTAGGCCCAAACCAATGATTAAATCAGTCATTTTAGAACCTTTAAAGTGGAAAACTACCGTTTTTCAGCAACAAGTGTCAAATTTACTAAAGGAAATGGGCTATGATATTGATTGTGAAGTGCATATATATCCCTATATAGTGGATATACTAGTGGATAACAAAGTAATAATTGAGGTAAACGGACCGTGTCATTATACATATCATTGCagtgataaaaatgattatgGTGTGATAAATAGTGCgttgaaattgaataaaaatACCATTTTGAAAGAAAAACTGCTAAATGGGTGTGGATATAAAGTAATCCATGTGAGCTATGCCGATTGGCCCAGCGACAAAGATTCCCAGATCAGTAAACTAGCCGCACTTCTAGATGCAACCTGA
- a CDS encoding hypothetical protein (overlaps_old_locusTagID:BBM_III04950): MAKRELSSNVRKLRFMQSNNVEKKRVPMKLDHPNVITNDTLGADLPWHLDEATNMQVLYDGLNTIGDIKGTYKVRYYTRRSFGEYNKVIDQFEKRTDETLLKLNKIR; the protein is encoded by the exons ATGGCAAAAAGGGAGTTGAGCAGCAATGTACGCAAGTTGCGTTTCATGCAATCCAATAATGTTGAAAAGAAGAGGGTTCCTATGAAATTAGACCATCCCAATGTGATCACTAACGACACATTGGGAGCCGATTTACCATGGCATTTGGATGAAGCTACCAATATGCAGGTTTTGTATGATGGACTCAACACTATTGGCGATATAAAGGGGACATACAAGGTTAGATACTATACTAG ACGGTCATTTGGGGAATACAACAAGGTCATCGATCAGTTTGAGAAGAGGACTGACGAGACACTGCTAAAGCTAAACAAAATTAGATAG
- a CDS encoding conserved Plasmodium protein, unknown function (overlaps_old_locusTagID:BBM_III04945), with protein sequence MYRVLVKTLPTISLRRVIDMGRPWKIQKIQRFLENYEKPTIRKSRASHEFASRRKSMFLHYCIRVINYAKQRNLPVDLESFNRGYAAKTVTIDIDDINSNKEIENGTKGYSRKELVAMYKRLN encoded by the exons atgtaCAGGGTGTTGGTTAAGACCCTGCCTACTATTAGTTTGAGAAGGGTTATAGACATGGGCAGACCCTGGAAAATCCAAAAGATACAGCGCTTTTTGGAAAACTACGAAAAACCTACTATCAGAAAGAGCAGAGCATCACATGAATTTGCGAGTAGACGCAAGTCCATGTTTTTACACTATTGTATTAGGGTAATTAACTATGCAAAACAAAG AAATCTGCCGGTAGACCTAGAATCATTCAATCGCGGTTATGCCGCGAAGACTGTTACTATTGATATAGATGACATTAATTCCAATaaagaaattgaaaacGGAACAAAAGGTTATTCCAGAAAAGAACTGGTAGCGATGTACAAAAGattaaattga
- a CDS encoding hypothetical protein (overlaps_old_locusTagID:BBM_III04940): protein MTTNDDLVKGPFTDDEAKRLTKKFNRYMKKHNVTMDELLFRCGRNPCIATKLALKILPYRDPRSVYNFIRRRLRQFKSGPWQPQEVLTLIESHINAPNNWRVVAKILNRSPEQVQSKWRELQPNISHLINEIQASSSNDDKLRMVIDYLVPNVSFSRKMEVDLYNLAIKNVSGVNDDISWKTIQSTFPNYPQSRLRLHFYMCLVPRVLKLTNPDFSALLLGRYILYRINKLFKNPTFNFIGLKDIPYNKFCKIISLGYQQRCLIKLLRRTPGYSRDLTGNKLKNVILSAYNIYNVKYHRHSDKKVIKSLQSRGLPSKYPIDTHLSSTLGDV, encoded by the coding sequence ATGACCACAAATGACGACTTGGTGAAGGGCCCATTCACTGATGACGAAGCCAAAAGATTaaccaaaaaattcaacaGATACATGAAAAAACACAATGTAACAATGGATGAGTTGCTGTTTAGATGCGGGAGAAATCCCTGTATTGCAACAAAATTGGCATTAAAAATCCTTCCTTACCGCGATCCAAGATCcgtatataatttcatccGCCGCAGATTAAGGCAATTTAAATCTGGACCTTGGCAACCACAAGAGGTACTAACTTTGATTGAATCGCATATTAATGCTCCCAACAACTGGCGAGTTGTTGCCAAGATTTTGAATCGTTCACCAGAGCAAGTGCAAAGTAAGTGGCGTGAACTTCAGCCAAACATTTCCCATTTGATCAATGAAATTCAAGCATCAAGTAGCAATGATGATAAACTTAGAATGGTCATTGATTACCTTGTCCCAAATGTATCATTTAGCAGGAAAATGGAAGTTGATCTGTACAATTTGGCAATCAAAAATGTTTCCGGCGtcaatgatgatatatctTGGAAAACAATCCAATCAACCTTCCCAAATTATCCGCAATCACGACTGAGACTACATTTCTACATGTGCTTGGTGCCACGAGTGctaaaattaacaaatccTGATTTCTCAGCACTGTTATTAGGCCGATACATATTATATCGTATCAACAAGTTGTTTAAAAACCCGACTTTCAACTTTATCGGACTAAAAGATATCCcatataacaaattctgCAAGATAATTTCACTAGGTTATCAGCAAAGATGCTTAATCAAACTATTAAGGAGGACTCCCGGTTATTCTAGGGATCTCACAGGGAACAAGTTGAAGAATGTAATATTGAGTGcttacaatatttacaacGTAAAATACCACAGACATAGCGATAAGAAAGTAATTAAATCGCTGCAATCTAGAGGATTACCCTCCAAATACCCAATTGACACTCACTTATCTAGTACTTTGGGTGATGTGTAA
- a CDS encoding hypothetical protein (overlaps_old_locusTagID:BBM_III04925): MGHGSEHRYQRHTNHLDSRRDSSRVSESNSYNTKYKPRQQPQRDLNHLTIIDRHDYSQQSTPIDINKTDFANSGNKDKAKNDNFDIVLGLSSQMTWDERPDVEQLVLLIISIIKWLDSDDTGQFTEEYALFERVVKNKIRISSILHSIPHDYTSLTLQSDFTEPMQSKTSTMPQELLKAKLIRSQMSVYDSFAKSISKLDNMKDIQNRIEEQAKVTKQIKDRYERLRESFVSLHKSIHSIRASLSNINM; this comes from the coding sequence ATGGGGCACGGGTCTGAGCACCGGTATCAGCGCCACACCAATCACTTGGATTCCCGCAGGGATTCTTCACGGGTCAGCGAATCAAACTCTTacaatacaaaatataaacCCCGTCAACAACCTCAGAGAGATCTTAACCACTTGACTATCATAGATAGACATGATTATTCACAACAATCCACACCCATTGACATTAATAAAACCGACTTCGCCAATAGTGGTAACAAGGATAAggcaaaaaatgataattttgacataGTATTGGGGTTATCATCACAAATGACTTGGGATGAACGGCCTGATGTTGAACAATTGGTGCTATTAATCATTTCCATAATTAAGTGGTTAGACTCAGATGATACTGGGCAGTTTACCGAAGAATATGCACTTTTTGAGCGGGTAGTCAAGAATAAGATCAGAATTTCATCCATCTTACACTCCATCCCGCATGATTACACATCACTCACACTCCAAAGTGACTTTACCGAACCTATGCAATCCAAAACTTCCACCATGCCCCAAGAACTACTGAAGGCAAAGCTAATCCGGTCACAAATGTCTGTATACGATTCCTTTGCTAAATCGATATCTAAGCTGGATAATATGAAGGATATTCAGAACAGGATTGAAGAGCAGGCGAAAGTGACGAAACAGATAAAGGACAGATATGAGAGGTTGCGGGAGAGTTTTGTATCACTACACAAGTCTATACACAGTATACGGGCTTCACTCTCCAATATTAATATGTAA
- a CDS encoding hypothetical protein (overlaps_old_locusTagID:BBM_III04930), whose product MGESMLDNQLTSPDLFGDEEENIVSDFQVYKTATINRKLMLHPNNTMVIGKFPRTVCMTASPLDEEEELESLQRKAELLVCPPDQQDTVMMRWKFKDQDSIASVDGDNDNSLETNTHFVEWENGTLTLFIGTVSFDIDIARDKSYILEDTEELKPFHAAVDLRLQARQSNFCQGRKMHNHKFGNMRKQRVNLTSHEHATRDELKLQKRINQSFSKSDMNIQFLESDF is encoded by the exons ATGGGCGAAAGCATGTTAGACAATCAGTTAACCTCACCTG ACCTGTTTGGAGATGAAGaagaaaatattgttagTGATTTCCAGGTGTATAAAACTGCCACCATTAATAGAAAATTAATGTTACACCCCAATAATACg ATGGTAATAGGTAAATTCCCTCGAACCGTATGTATGACAGCTTCTCCACTAGATGAGGAAGAAGAACTTGAATCACTACAAAGGAAGGCAGAGCTACTGGTGTGCCCACCTGATCAACAAGATACGGTCATGATGCG CTGGAAATTCAAAGACCAAGATTCAATTGCCAGTGTAGATGGTGACAATGACAATTCATTGGAAACAAACACTCACTTTGTGGAATGGGAAAATGGCACCCTTACGTTGTTCATAGGCACCGTATCCTTTGACATTGATATTGCTAGGGATAAATCTTACATTTTGGAAGATACCGAAGAACTCAAACCGTTCCATGCCGCCGTCGATTTGAGGTTACAAGCGAGACAATCTAATTTTTGCCAAGGCAGAAAAATGCACAATCACAAATTCGGAAATATGCGCAAACAGCGCGTAAATTTGACATCGCATGAGCACGCTACAAGGGATGAGTTGAAGTTACAGAAGAGGATTAATCAGAGCTTCAGCAAGTCGGATAtgaatatacaatttttggaatctgatttttga
- a CDS encoding hypothetical protein (overlaps_old_locusTagID:BBM_III04935), with amino-acid sequence MILYSYVVIIMSSYRYFPSRSTSQTHFSIFIFACLFTATTYSLFYGTSNRQDQIMERIYDSKMKYISPASYEQGLIHNKFMEQKIIKERRRHLGLSARNPSDLRIRDIE; translated from the exons atgattttataCAGCTATGTTGTGATAATAATGAGCTCCTACCGTTACTTCCCTAGCCGTTCTACATCGCAAACGCACTTCTCGATTTTCATCTTTGCTTGTTTATTCACCGCCACAACTTATTCATTGTTTTACGGTACTAGTAACCGGCAGGATCAGATAATGGAGCGGATTTATGACtcaaaaatgaaatacATTTCACCCGCATCCTATGAGCAG GGTCTAATccataataaatttatggaGCAGAAGATTATTAAAGAGAGGAGGAGACACTTGGGTCTTTCTGCCAGAAATCCCTCAGATCTAAGGATTAGGGATATTGAATAA
- a CDS encoding large subunit ribosomal protein L18Ae (overlaps_old_locusTagID:BBM_III04920;~overlaps_old_locusTagID:BBM_III04925) — protein sequence MVSSEVSTLQQKIGEYHIVGRAAPTKKNPKPNIFRMVLFAKNHVLAKSRFWYFMNKYNKAKRSGGEILACNKINERRPGAVKNYGVLIRYDSRTGTHNMYKEYRDVSKSGAISQMYSEMAGRHRARSNCIHIIRIQEIEPSKCVRSHMIELLKKKLRFPAVRNMSKLNRRFRHTFMVKAPTTF from the exons ATGGTTAGTAGCGAAGTTAGTACGTTACAACAAAAG ATTGGAGAATATCATATTGTGGGCCGTGCTGCGCCCACCAAGAAAAATCCCAaaccaaatatatttcGGATGGTCttatttgccaaaaatcaTGTCCTGGCTAAATCTCGCTTCTGGTACTTTATGAATAAGTACAATAAGGCTAAAAGGTCAGGAGGGGAGATTCTTGCCTGCAACAAA ATCAACGAACGTAGACCTGGGGCAGTGAAGAATTATGGTGTGCTGATACGATACGACAGTAGAACTGGGACTcataatatgtataaagAGTACCGAGATGTTTCCAAATCAGGGGCTATTTCACAAATGTATAGCGAGATGGCTGGTAGACATAGAGCGCGATCAAACTGCATTCATATCATCAGGATACAGGAAATCGAACCCAGTAAGTGCGTCAGATCTCATATGATTGAGTTGTTGAAGAAAAAGTTGCGTTTCCCAGCCGTGAGAAATATGTCTAAACTAAATCGTCGTTTCAGACACACTTTTATGGTCAAAGCACCCACCACattttaa